Below is a genomic region from Hylemonella gracilis.
AACCAGCAGGCCCCGGCGCAGCGCGGCGGCCTTGAGTTCAGCCAGGCGCGCGGGCGGCAGCGGCGTACGCTTGACGGGGTCGCTCACGAACTCCAGCGCCCAGAACACCCCCTTGCCGCGCACCTCGCCAATGATGGGGTGGCGCGCTGCCAGCGCCTTCACGCCCGGGCCGAGGTGGTCTTCGCCTATGCGGCGCGCGTTCTCGACCATGCCTTCCTCGGCCATGGCGTCCAGCGTGGCGATGACGGAGGCCATGGCCAGCGGGTGGCCGGAGTAGGTCAGGCCGCCGGGGTAGAAACGGTTCTGGAAGAAGTCGCTGATCTGGTCTGAGATCATCACGCCGCCCACGGGCACGTAACCCGAGTTCACGCCCTTGGCGAAGACGACCAGGTCGGGTTGGACGTCGAAGTGGTCCAGCGCGAGCCAGGCGCCGGTGCGGCCGAAGCCGACCATCACCTCGTCCAGGATCAGCTGAATGCCGAACTCGTCGGCCAGGGCGCGCACGCCCTTCAGGTAGTCCTGTGGCGGCACCAGCACGCCCGCCGTGCCCGGAATCGATTCCAGCAGGATGGCCGCGATGCTGGCCGGGCCTTCGGCCTCGATCACGCGACGCAGGTGGCGCAGGGCGCGCTCGCACTCCTCGGCTTCGCTCGTCGCGTTGAACTCGCTGCGGTAGAGGTAGGGGTTGAAGAAGTGCACGTGGCCGCGCGCGTATTCGTTGGGCACGCGCCGTGCCTCGCCGGTGGCGACGATGGCCGAGCCCGTGTTGCCATGGTAGGAGCGGTAGGCCGAGAGGATTTTGTCGCGGCCCGTGTACAGGCGCGCCATGCGCATGGCGTTTTCGTTCGCGTCGGCGCCGGCGTTGGTGAAGAAGATCTTCTTGAAACTCCGAGGGCCGGACTTGGGTGCGCGCGCCAAGATGCGTTTGGCCGCCTCACCGCGCACCGCCGTCGAGTTCGAGGGCGCGAGTGTGCACAGCAGCCCGGCCTGATCCTGTATCGCCTTGACCACCTTGGGGTGCTGGTGACCGATGTTGGTGTTGATGAGCTGCGAACTGAAGTCCAGGAACTGGTTGCCCTCGTAGTCCCAGAGCATGCAGCCCGCGCCGCCGGCGATGACCAGGGGATTGAGCTGGCTCTGTACCGACCAGGACGACAGCACCAGCTCGGTTTCGAGCTGGCGTACGGCGGCGTTGTTGAGTGGGGCGGCTGCGTTCATGGGTCGGGCTCCGGGGCGGTGGGGTGATGGGCGGGGCCATCCGGGTTCGGGGATGGGGCGACTATGGCGCGGGTGCGGCGTGGGTCTTAGAGCCAGTTGCACGCGACGCGCTGGCCAGATCGCCATCGGTCCCTCACGGACGCGTGCTGGCTATGATCGGCCGCATGGAAATCGAGACGATGAATTACGAGGCGGTGTTGTTTGACTGTGACGGCGTGCTGGTGGACAGCGAACCCATCACCAACGGCGTGTTGCGCGACATGCTGGAGGAGCGCGGCTGGTCGATGACCCAGGAGGAATGCGAGGCGCGTTTCATCGGTCGCGCAGTGCGTGAGCAGCGCGCGGAGATCGAGGCGCGCACGGGCCTGCCTTTCACCGAGGACTGGCTGCACTCCTTCTATGCGCGGCGCAACGCAGCGCTGGAGGCCCGGCTCACCGCCATCGCGCACATTCACGAGACCGTGGCGCGGGTGCATCGCGCCTGCCAGGGACGCATGGCCTGCGCCTCGGGCGCGGACCGAGGCAAGGTGGAGCTGCAGTTGCGCAAGGTCGGCCTGTACGACTATTTCGAAGGGCGCATCTTCAGCGGGCATGAAACGCCACGTTCCAAGCCCCACCCCGATGTGTACCTGGCCGCCGCGGCCGCATTGGGCGTGGCCGCCGAAGGCTGCGCCGTGGTGGAAGACACGGTGGCGGGCGTCCAGTCCGGCGTGGCGGCGGGCGCCCGTGTGTTCGCTTACGCGCCGGTGCTCGTGGACGCGGGACGGCATGCCGTGCAGCAGGCCGCCCTGCTGCACGCCGGCGCGGCGCAGTTGTTCACCGACATGCGCGAACTGCCCGGCTTGCTGGCCCGCTGAACCCATGATCCGCCGAAGGGCGGTCGCAGGCTCAGTGCGAGGCGAGCAGCGCGCCCTCGACGTTCAGGGGCATGGGGATGTAGCCGCCATGGGCCTGCAGCAGCGCCGTCATGCTGGCCTCGTCCAGAGGCCGCGACAGCAGGTAACCCTGGAACTCATCGCAGCCTTGGCTGCGCAGGAAGTCGAACTGCGCCTGGTTCTCCACGCCCTCGGCCACCACGGTCTTGTGCAGGCTCTGGCCCAGTGACAGCACCGCGCGCGCGATCATGGCCACCTCTTCCTCGCGCTCGATGCCGGTCACCAGGGAGCGGTCGATCTTGATGATGTCCAGCGGAAAGCGCCGCAGGTAGCTCAGGGCCGAATAGCCCGTGCCGAAATCGTCCATGGCCAGTTGCATGCCCAGCTGCTTGAACTGGATCAGGGTTTCGAGCACGCGCTCGCTGCGGCTCATGAAGACAGTCTCGGTGATTTCCAGTTCCACCAGCTCGGGGGCCAGATCGGCCTCGCGCAGCAGGCGATGCACATGGCTCACGATGTCGTCGCTCAGGAACAGGCGCGGCGAGAGGTTGACCGCGATGCGCAGCGGGTTGAGCTTCAGGTCTCGCCCCTCGTTCCAGCGCCGGGTCGCGATGAAGGCGCGTTGCAGTATGGTCATGGTCAGTGGCAGGATCAGGCCGCTGTCCTCCGCGATCGGGATGAATCGGTCCGGGCTGATGGGGCCGTATTCCGAGGGGCGCCAACGCGCCAACGCCTCCATGCCGATGATGCGGCGATTGGCGTCGGTCTTGGGCTGGTAGTGCACGTCGAAGCTGTCGTGATCAATGTCGTGGCGCAGCGCCGCCTCCAGGTGCAGTCGCTCGGTCGCCACGTGGTTCAGCTCGCGCGTGAAGAACTGGAAGTTGTTGCGTCCGTTGCCCTTGGCCGCGTACATGGCCGCATCCGCGTGCTTGAACAGGCTGAGCGCGTCCTCGCCGTCGCCCGGGTACATGGCCACGCCCAGGCTGGCGCCGACCTGGAATTCGCGGCCCGACAGTTGCACCGGTCGCGCGATTTCGCCCAGCACGCGCTGGAGTTGGTCGATCACCGTGCTGGCCCGGAAATGGTCGGCCAGCAGCAGCACGAATTCGTCTCCGCCCAGGCGTGCCACGGTGTCCGAGGAGCGCAGGCAGCGGCGTAGCCGCAGCGCGACTTCCTTGAGCAGCTCGTCGCCCGCGTCGTGGCCCAGGCTGTCGTTGATGAACTTGAAGTGGTCGAGGTCGATGAAGACCACCACCAGGTGGTAGCCCAGGCGCTCGGCGCGGGCGATGCCCTGTTCCACCCGGTCGCTCAGCAGCATGCGGTTGGGCAGGCCGGTCAGCGTGTCGTGGTTGGCCTGGTGTTCCAGTTCCTGCTGGTAACGACGGCGCTCGGAGATGTCCTGCACCGTGCCCTCGTAATACAGCAGCTTGCCCTCGGCATCACAAACCGTGTGCGCGTTCTCCGAGATCCAGATGCGCGAGCCGTCGGCGCGGTAGATCTCGGATTCGAAATTGAGCACCTCGCCCTGTTCGGCCATCATCTGGCGGAACAGCTCACGCTGGCCCTCCTTCACATAGAGCTGGCGGCTGATGTTCTGCAGGCCGGTGATCAGCGCCTGCGCGTCGTCATAACCATACAGTCGCGCCAGCGCCGGGTTGACGGCCAGGTATTGGCCCTCGGGCGAGGACTGGAAGATGCCCTCGGACGCATGTTCGAAGATGTGGCGGTAGCGCTGCTCGGCGGCCTGCTGGGCCTCGGCGAGACTGCGTTGCGCGGTGACATCCTCGATGAAGCCCTCGATCACCAGCGTGCCTTGTTCGTCGGCCACGGCCACGCCGCGTTCGTGTACCCATTTGACGGTGCCATCCTTGGCGACGATGCGGTAGTCCACCGCGAAGCGCAGATTGGTGGAGGAAGTGGTGGCGACCGAGGTGCGCACGCGCTCGCGGTCCAGCGGGTGGGTGATCTGTTCCCAGCTCACGACGGCGTTGTGCACCAGTTCCTGCGGCGTGTAGCCGGTGAGCGCCAGGCAGCCCTGACTGACGAAGACCATGGTCCAGTGCGCGTCATTCAGGCAGCGGTAGGCCATGCCGTCCAGGTTGTTGATCAGGGTGTCGAGCACGCGGGCCCGGTCCAGTTCGCGCACGCTGAGCAGGGTGGTCCGTCGTGAGCGGGCCGGGGGCGCGACCGACGGGGAACCGGCCGGCACCGAGGGCGGGGCCGTGTGGGGAACGGCGGGGTCGGGCGGGGGGGCAGAGCGACGGGCATGTTTTTGGAAGGGCGAGAGCGCATGAGCAGCAAATCCCGTGCCGGAAAGTGCAGGGCCTTGACAGGCGCGGGCAAGCCCGCATCCAGGTCCTGGACGGCGCAAGGCATGCGGGCGCGTAGCGCCACCTGCCGCCGTACGCGGCATGCCTCGCTTGTCTCCGGTTTTTGTTACGATTTTTGAAAGGCGGAAGCGGTCTATTTTCCCACCCTCGCCCTGGGGGGCGTGCCGGTCTGTTACACCTGCGGTCCTGACTCTGTTGAATTCTGCGCAGGCGGTCGATCCAATCAACGACATGAAAATCTATTTCCACGGCGAAGACTTCCGTCCCGAACCCTGGCTGTCCGCGCTGCGACAGGCCCTGGCCGGGACGGGCGTCGCGGCGGAGGTGGCGCTCTGGGAGCCCGGTGCGCCACCGGGCGACTATGCCCTGGTGTGGGCGCCACCGCAGCGCCTGCTGGACGAGCAGACCCGCCTGAAGGCCCTGTTCAACCTGGGCGCGGGCGTCGACGCGATCACGCAACTGCGTTTCCCCCCTGGCCTGCGGCTGGTGCGCCTGGACG
It encodes:
- a CDS encoding aspartate aminotransferase family protein, with the translated sequence MNAAAPLNNAAVRQLETELVLSSWSVQSQLNPLVIAGGAGCMLWDYEGNQFLDFSSQLINTNIGHQHPKVVKAIQDQAGLLCTLAPSNSTAVRGEAAKRILARAPKSGPRSFKKIFFTNAGADANENAMRMARLYTGRDKILSAYRSYHGNTGSAIVATGEARRVPNEYARGHVHFFNPYLYRSEFNATSEAEECERALRHLRRVIEAEGPASIAAILLESIPGTAGVLVPPQDYLKGVRALADEFGIQLILDEVMVGFGRTGAWLALDHFDVQPDLVVFAKGVNSGYVPVGGVMISDQISDFFQNRFYPGGLTYSGHPLAMASVIATLDAMAEEGMVENARRIGEDHLGPGVKALAARHPIIGEVRGKGVFWALEFVSDPVKRTPLPPARLAELKAAALRRGLLVFAVENRFHLAPPCIVDGEQVKQALSVLDEVLTEHGKI
- a CDS encoding HAD family hydrolase, whose protein sequence is MEIETMNYEAVLFDCDGVLVDSEPITNGVLRDMLEERGWSMTQEECEARFIGRAVREQRAEIEARTGLPFTEDWLHSFYARRNAALEARLTAIAHIHETVARVHRACQGRMACASGADRGKVELQLRKVGLYDYFEGRIFSGHETPRSKPHPDVYLAAAAALGVAAEGCAVVEDTVAGVQSGVAAGARVFAYAPVLVDAGRHAVQQAALLHAGAAQLFTDMRELPGLLAR
- a CDS encoding bifunctional diguanylate cyclase/phosphodiesterase, coding for MPAGSPSVAPPARSRRTTLLSVRELDRARVLDTLINNLDGMAYRCLNDAHWTMVFVSQGCLALTGYTPQELVHNAVVSWEQITHPLDRERVRTSVATTSSTNLRFAVDYRIVAKDGTVKWVHERGVAVADEQGTLVIEGFIEDVTAQRSLAEAQQAAEQRYRHIFEHASEGIFQSSPEGQYLAVNPALARLYGYDDAQALITGLQNISRQLYVKEGQRELFRQMMAEQGEVLNFESEIYRADGSRIWISENAHTVCDAEGKLLYYEGTVQDISERRRYQQELEHQANHDTLTGLPNRMLLSDRVEQGIARAERLGYHLVVVFIDLDHFKFINDSLGHDAGDELLKEVALRLRRCLRSSDTVARLGGDEFVLLLADHFRASTVIDQLQRVLGEIARPVQLSGREFQVGASLGVAMYPGDGEDALSLFKHADAAMYAAKGNGRNNFQFFTRELNHVATERLHLEAALRHDIDHDSFDVHYQPKTDANRRIIGMEALARWRPSEYGPISPDRFIPIAEDSGLILPLTMTILQRAFIATRRWNEGRDLKLNPLRIAVNLSPRLFLSDDIVSHVHRLLREADLAPELVELEITETVFMSRSERVLETLIQFKQLGMQLAMDDFGTGYSALSYLRRFPLDIIKIDRSLVTGIEREEEVAMIARAVLSLGQSLHKTVVAEGVENQAQFDFLRSQGCDEFQGYLLSRPLDEASMTALLQAHGGYIPMPLNVEGALLASH